The following proteins are co-located in the Puniceicoccus vermicola genome:
- a CDS encoding transglutaminase-like domain-containing protein, producing MKFLLYLPALLLSLMPAAGQTFGVDIDVDDPPEGIFSEEWSEMYINGSKVGYTHTVLERQGEEILTLEDSFMKMGRGDTAITTISTSKTREKLDGTPISMVSVNREGQRTKTQRVKFSPDGAHVETTDNTRSWSRDIELDPGFVLSWSYVRELEKRNLQPGETLENQIYVPDLVLDRTLPVSTTVIGEENVTVDGKKVPSTKIQQTLQLGFLPLKLTAWIETDGTLLRMNMPLGGMDITLLGSDEARAKSSFSPPDLFTNTLIPLNKAIPDNAETVTFLVQSNGNIVEGLPDSAYQSVKRIDQGTFEVTVQRGELQFAGNSPLDEVYLQPSPLVDFEDPAIAELIENAGLDELSPEDRVRELVRIADEAISIKSMDMGFATASETVALSEGDCTEHALLLTALGRAAGIPTRGASGVVYFLDADGQPTMGYHMWAQFWNGSQWLDIDAAFGTAEPAPIRILFSTTDLMDPSLTEDVLTLSQYLGQTQIKVSSVSVDR from the coding sequence ATGAAGTTCCTGCTTTATCTCCCCGCCCTTCTCCTTTCTCTGATGCCCGCGGCCGGGCAGACCTTCGGCGTCGATATCGATGTCGACGATCCTCCGGAAGGAATTTTTTCCGAAGAGTGGTCGGAGATGTACATCAACGGGTCGAAAGTCGGCTACACACACACCGTCCTCGAGCGACAAGGAGAAGAGATCCTCACCCTCGAGGATAGCTTCATGAAAATGGGCCGCGGAGATACGGCCATCACCACGATCAGCACGAGCAAAACCCGCGAAAAACTCGACGGCACTCCTATCTCGATGGTCTCCGTGAACCGGGAAGGCCAACGAACCAAGACTCAGAGAGTGAAATTCAGCCCCGATGGCGCCCATGTGGAGACCACCGACAATACCCGCTCCTGGTCACGAGACATCGAGCTCGATCCCGGCTTCGTCCTCAGCTGGAGCTATGTCCGGGAGCTGGAGAAACGAAACCTTCAGCCCGGAGAGACACTCGAAAACCAAATCTACGTCCCGGATCTGGTTCTCGACCGCACGCTTCCAGTTTCGACCACGGTCATCGGCGAGGAAAACGTTACGGTCGACGGGAAAAAGGTCCCTTCGACAAAGATCCAGCAAACCCTGCAGCTCGGATTCCTCCCCTTGAAGCTGACCGCGTGGATTGAGACCGACGGAACTCTCCTGCGCATGAATATGCCACTCGGAGGAATGGACATCACCCTTCTCGGCTCCGATGAAGCCCGAGCAAAGTCCTCCTTTTCCCCGCCCGATCTCTTTACCAATACCCTCATTCCCCTCAATAAAGCCATTCCCGACAACGCCGAGACGGTGACCTTCCTCGTTCAGTCGAACGGCAATATCGTCGAAGGCCTTCCCGACAGTGCCTACCAGAGCGTCAAACGGATCGATCAGGGAACCTTTGAAGTGACCGTCCAGCGGGGTGAACTCCAGTTCGCCGGGAACTCCCCTTTGGACGAAGTTTATCTTCAACCCTCCCCACTCGTCGATTTTGAAGATCCGGCAATCGCCGAGCTCATCGAGAACGCCGGACTGGACGAACTCTCTCCCGAAGATCGGGTCCGCGAGCTTGTCCGCATTGCCGACGAGGCGATCTCGATCAAATCCATGGACATGGGATTCGCCACTGCATCAGAAACTGTGGCCCTCAGCGAGGGCGACTGCACGGAGCATGCCCTCCTCCTCACCGCACTGGGACGGGCGGCCGGCATTCCCACGCGCGGAGCTTCCGGAGTGGTCTACTTTCTCGATGCCGACGGCCAACCCACCATGGGCTATCACATGTGGGCCCAATTCTGGAATGGAAGCCAGTGGCTCGACATCGATGCCGCCTTCGGAACCGCCGAACCCGCTCCGATTCGCATCCTCTTCTCCACCACCGATCTGATGGACCCCTCTCTCACTGAGGACGTCCTTACCTTGTCCCAATATCTGGGACAGACTCAAATAAAAGTGTCCTCGGTCTCGGTGGACCGATAG
- the polX gene encoding DNA polymerase/3'-5' exonuclease PolX: protein MPKDRDEIVEILEEIAVLLQIKGENAFKIRAYENGARALERNSESLETLVEEGRLQDLDGVGKALAEKVETLFRTGELEYYEKLKKEIPEGLREMVGISGLGGKTIHKLNQELGVDSLDSLREACESGKVAALKGFGEKSAAKILKGLENLEKFSQRQLLSSAEEVALPVLEGLKKLKAVQRAEIAGSLRRRKETVGDLDFIVASEDPESVMDWFVGQEGVTEVSAHGKTKSSVRFEGGLQADIRVVSEVQFPAALHHFTGSKDHNVMMRKRALERGLSLSEWGLLQKGGEGDHESVADEAGLFERLGLEWIPPELREGGDEIEWAESGNLPNLIELDDVRGALHNHTKASDGRGTLAEMAAAADELGWDYLGIADHSRSSFQANGLTEERLREQVKEIREFNKKGGAKVHLFAGTECDILKDGSLDFSDELLAEMDYVVAAIHQGGFGQDRDTVTKRIVRALEHPSVTFLAHPTGRLLLQREPYPVDLAKVIDAAAANGKWIEINAHPVRLDMDWREWNRAREKGVLAHLSPDAHRPSGLAYVKYGVDMARKAGLAADEVVNTRDLAGMKKLLGVD, encoded by the coding sequence ATGCCGAAGGATCGCGATGAGATTGTTGAAATTCTGGAGGAGATCGCCGTGCTGCTCCAAATCAAAGGAGAGAACGCTTTCAAAATCCGGGCCTACGAAAACGGAGCTCGAGCGCTAGAGCGAAACTCCGAATCGCTCGAAACCTTGGTCGAGGAGGGACGCTTGCAGGATCTCGACGGAGTGGGGAAGGCGCTCGCCGAGAAGGTCGAAACCCTCTTTCGAACCGGAGAGCTCGAGTATTACGAGAAGCTGAAAAAGGAAATCCCGGAGGGGTTGCGGGAGATGGTTGGCATTTCGGGTCTCGGGGGGAAGACGATCCATAAGCTGAACCAAGAGCTCGGTGTGGACTCCCTGGACTCGTTGCGCGAGGCCTGTGAGTCCGGCAAAGTGGCGGCTTTGAAGGGGTTTGGCGAGAAGAGTGCGGCAAAGATTCTCAAAGGTCTGGAGAATCTGGAGAAGTTTTCCCAGCGACAGCTTCTTTCTTCGGCCGAGGAAGTGGCCCTCCCGGTCTTGGAAGGTTTGAAAAAATTAAAGGCGGTTCAGCGGGCGGAGATTGCCGGTAGTCTGCGGCGCCGCAAAGAAACGGTTGGTGATCTGGATTTCATTGTCGCTTCTGAGGATCCGGAATCGGTCATGGACTGGTTTGTCGGGCAAGAGGGGGTGACGGAGGTGTCCGCCCACGGGAAGACGAAATCGAGTGTCCGTTTCGAGGGGGGGCTGCAAGCCGATATCAGGGTCGTCTCCGAAGTCCAATTCCCCGCAGCTCTTCATCATTTTACCGGATCGAAGGATCACAATGTCATGATGCGCAAGCGAGCCCTCGAGAGGGGGTTGAGCCTGAGCGAGTGGGGACTCTTGCAGAAAGGAGGCGAGGGGGATCACGAATCCGTTGCGGACGAGGCCGGTTTGTTCGAACGCTTGGGCCTCGAGTGGATTCCCCCGGAACTGCGCGAAGGCGGTGATGAGATCGAATGGGCCGAATCGGGAAATCTCCCGAATCTAATCGAGTTGGACGATGTCCGGGGCGCTCTTCATAACCACACGAAGGCTTCCGATGGGCGGGGGACTCTTGCCGAAATGGCGGCCGCCGCCGACGAGCTTGGCTGGGATTATCTCGGGATCGCCGATCACAGCCGTTCCAGTTTTCAAGCCAATGGCCTGACCGAAGAGCGGCTTCGTGAGCAGGTGAAGGAGATTCGTGAGTTTAACAAAAAGGGTGGGGCTAAGGTCCACCTCTTCGCCGGGACGGAGTGCGATATTCTCAAGGATGGGTCACTCGATTTCTCTGACGAGCTTCTGGCCGAGATGGACTATGTGGTAGCTGCGATCCACCAGGGAGGGTTTGGCCAGGACCGGGATACGGTGACGAAGCGGATTGTACGGGCCCTCGAGCATCCTTCCGTGACCTTTCTCGCTCATCCCACGGGGCGCCTCTTGCTCCAGCGCGAGCCCTATCCCGTCGATCTCGCCAAAGTGATCGACGCGGCGGCGGCGAACGGGAAATGGATCGAGATCAACGCCCACCCGGTTCGATTGGATATGGACTGGCGGGAGTGGAACCGTGCTCGTGAAAAGGGGGTACTGGCTCACTTAAGTCCCGACGCGCACCGTCCTTCCGGACTGGCTTACGTGAAATACGGGGTCGATATGGCCCGTAAGGCGGGTTTAGCTGCCGATGAGGTCGTCAATACCCGCGATTTAGCGGGAATGAAAAAGCTTCTCGGCGTCGATTAG
- a CDS encoding Fpg/Nei family DNA glycosylase: MPELAEVEYYKRRWEPALGQTVQKIDLHEKNRVFRGTDTEDLTKSLTGSQFSEARAHGKQMLFRFGEEGWLGVHLGMAGKLFCQSPETFEPHKHDHLVIHLEPSVLIFRDTRYFGRILWHRGPEEPDWWTQAGRNLLDDDYTEEIFRESLRRRSKTPAKSLLLDQKHFPGIGNWMADEILWRAAVHPEKRGGQLSEKEISALYQCLREVCRDAMRVIAPDWSDPPQSWLFRHRWKDGGICPKTEKPLARIQVGGRTTCYSPARQGKAP, from the coding sequence ATGCCCGAACTTGCGGAAGTGGAATACTACAAGAGGCGCTGGGAGCCGGCGCTCGGCCAAACTGTGCAAAAGATTGACCTGCATGAGAAAAACAGGGTTTTCCGAGGGACGGACACCGAGGATCTGACCAAGAGCTTAACCGGAAGCCAATTCAGCGAAGCGCGGGCCCATGGGAAACAAATGCTTTTCCGATTTGGGGAAGAAGGCTGGCTCGGGGTTCATCTCGGCATGGCCGGAAAGCTCTTCTGTCAGTCTCCCGAGACGTTCGAACCGCACAAACACGACCACTTGGTCATTCACCTCGAACCCAGCGTTCTCATTTTCAGAGATACTCGATATTTTGGCCGGATTCTCTGGCATCGCGGACCGGAGGAACCAGATTGGTGGACTCAGGCCGGGCGCAACCTTCTCGATGATGACTACACCGAAGAGATTTTCCGCGAGAGCCTGAGAAGACGTTCCAAGACTCCCGCCAAATCGCTACTTCTGGACCAGAAACATTTTCCCGGAATCGGGAATTGGATGGCAGACGAGATCCTCTGGCGGGCCGCTGTTCATCCCGAAAAGCGCGGAGGCCAACTGAGCGAAAAAGAGATCTCTGCGCTCTACCAGTGCCTCCGTGAAGTATGTCGCGACGCGATGCGGGTCATTGCCCCTGACTGGTCCGACCCTCCCCAAAGTTGGCTATTTCGTCACCGCTGGAAAGATGGAGGCATTTGCCCGAAAACGGAAAAACCTCTGGCCCGGATTCAGGTAGGCGGACGGACCACCTGCTACTCTCCGGCCCGACAGGGTAAAGCGCCTTAA
- the efp gene encoding elongation factor P, translating to MASPTEIRKGRVIDYQSAPHLVLEMLHRTQGRQAGFVQATLRNLNTGSTTTQKFRSTESVEFMHTENLRLEFSYEDQDGYHFLHPETFEDTMIPFDLLEDKKAYLTENQEYDILHVDGRPVQVQLPSSVEMDVAEAPEGLRGDTASAAQKPAVTTTGITVQVPLFIKPGDRIKVSTDNGSYLGRV from the coding sequence ATGGCATCACCAACCGAAATTCGAAAAGGTCGAGTCATCGACTACCAGAGCGCTCCCCACCTCGTACTGGAAATGCTTCACCGCACCCAGGGCCGTCAGGCCGGGTTTGTTCAGGCTACGCTCCGCAACCTCAATACCGGATCCACCACCACCCAGAAGTTCCGTTCGACGGAGTCGGTGGAGTTCATGCACACCGAGAATTTGCGCCTCGAGTTCAGCTACGAAGATCAGGACGGCTATCATTTTCTCCACCCGGAGACCTTTGAGGATACGATGATTCCGTTTGATTTGCTGGAAGACAAGAAGGCCTATCTGACCGAAAACCAGGAGTATGACATTCTTCATGTGGATGGTCGCCCGGTGCAGGTCCAGCTGCCATCTTCCGTGGAAATGGATGTGGCGGAAGCTCCCGAGGGTCTTCGGGGAGATACGGCCAGTGCCGCGCAGAAGCCCGCAGTGACGACGACGGGGATTACCGTTCAAGTGCCCCTGTTCATCAAGCCGGGAGACCGCATCAAGGTGAGCACGGACAACGGCTCGTACCTCGGTCGCGTCTAG
- a CDS encoding DUF2237 family protein — MIAEIQKNVLGEALIPCCLDPITGFSRNGSCEVPTEDYGLHAVCAVMTAEFLEFTRDRGNDLSTAIPEWGFPGLNPGDHWCLCASRWQEAFNVGKAPPVILEATHERALEIIKIADLKSKAVVVDDED, encoded by the coding sequence ATGATTGCTGAGATTCAGAAAAACGTCCTGGGCGAGGCCCTGATTCCGTGCTGTCTCGATCCCATCACCGGGTTTTCCCGGAATGGATCCTGTGAGGTGCCGACTGAGGACTATGGATTGCATGCTGTCTGCGCAGTTATGACTGCGGAGTTTCTCGAATTCACGCGTGATCGTGGAAATGACCTCTCCACCGCTATTCCCGAATGGGGATTCCCTGGCCTCAATCCCGGAGACCACTGGTGCTTGTGCGCAAGCCGATGGCAGGAGGCTTTTAATGTGGGTAAAGCTCCTCCGGTCATTTTGGAAGCGACGCACGAGAGGGCCTTGGAGATTATCAAGATCGCAGATTTGAAGAGCAAAGCCGTTGTCGTTGACGACGAGGACTGA
- a CDS encoding DUF1501 domain-containing protein has protein sequence MMDDAFLPRTTRREFLRASGKALGFLALSQVAPSFVARAAAVGSPRPDKDSTILVLVQLAGGNDGLNTVIPYEDDRYYNLRPTLGIPKNEVLPLGDTVGLHPSCSEMHRLFSEGKLSVLQNVGYPNPNRSHFRSMEIWETASDSDDLGQTGWISRFFDNACEGAPSEDPEGIYLTKQAPQVFDSENFLNIYGASNQLSGSRGGDRGLLESFALTEGKETPEPAHFLSHTYLDALAMDERIGRILKNNQSASPYPNSRLAKSLDNVARMIRAGLDTRVYFVSLGGFDTHSNQEGRQAKLLSELSGALLAFQNDLESDGLDSQVTTMTFSEFGRRPLENESKGTDHGTAAPLFVMGSGVKTPIYGDAPSLDVPENGDLSHEIDFRSVYASVLENWLNCPSEPVLGRPFETLPIV, from the coding sequence ATGATGGACGACGCCTTTCTTCCCCGAACGACCCGCCGTGAGTTTCTCCGCGCCAGTGGAAAAGCCCTCGGCTTTCTCGCACTGAGCCAAGTCGCCCCATCCTTCGTTGCCCGAGCGGCTGCAGTGGGCAGTCCAAGACCGGACAAGGACTCAACGATATTGGTTCTCGTTCAACTTGCCGGGGGGAACGATGGACTGAACACCGTCATTCCGTATGAGGATGACCGCTACTACAATCTGCGGCCCACCCTGGGCATCCCGAAGAATGAGGTTCTCCCGCTCGGCGATACCGTGGGCCTCCACCCCTCCTGCAGCGAGATGCACCGACTTTTCTCGGAAGGCAAACTCAGCGTCCTGCAGAACGTCGGCTATCCCAACCCGAACCGAAGTCACTTTCGTTCCATGGAGATTTGGGAAACCGCCTCCGACTCCGACGACCTCGGGCAGACCGGTTGGATCTCCCGGTTTTTCGACAACGCTTGCGAAGGCGCACCCTCGGAGGACCCGGAGGGGATCTACCTGACGAAACAAGCCCCTCAAGTCTTTGACTCCGAGAATTTCCTCAACATTTACGGCGCCTCCAATCAGCTTTCCGGAAGTCGAGGAGGAGATCGTGGTCTCTTGGAGAGCTTTGCCCTGACCGAGGGAAAAGAAACACCGGAACCCGCCCATTTTCTCAGTCATACCTACCTGGACGCGCTCGCCATGGACGAACGCATCGGCCGGATATTAAAGAATAACCAGTCCGCCTCCCCCTATCCGAATTCCCGGCTGGCCAAATCTCTCGACAACGTCGCCCGCATGATTCGCGCTGGCCTCGACACCCGGGTCTATTTTGTCTCGCTGGGTGGATTTGACACCCACAGCAATCAGGAAGGACGGCAAGCCAAGCTCCTCAGCGAATTGTCGGGAGCTCTCCTCGCCTTTCAGAATGATCTGGAAAGTGACGGTCTGGATTCGCAGGTGACGACCATGACCTTCTCCGAATTCGGTCGCCGTCCGCTTGAGAATGAGAGCAAGGGAACCGATCACGGCACCGCCGCCCCGCTCTTCGTTATGGGCAGCGGAGTCAAAACCCCGATCTACGGAGATGCGCCCTCGCTCGACGTCCCTGAAAACGGAGACCTCTCCCACGAAATCGATTTTCGCAGCGTTTACGCCTCCGTTCTTGAGAACTGGCTGAACTGCCCGTCCGAACCAGTGCTGGGTCGCCCGTTTGAAACCCTTCCGATCGTCTGA
- a CDS encoding mechanosensitive ion channel family protein — translation MFASIAAATAASSPSTDLFLWVGVEGNVWEVLLVTAKVLALVAGCVVVNWIGKNVLVRVVRAIIKGTKTKRDDVFLESGAITRFSHILPALVVHFSTPFLFEHEKVKSAVSSAVSIYLIFISLFVLDGVLNALHRLAAQSPRAKNLPLKGFIQATKLIANLIGLIFIVSVLFNKTPFLIFSGLGALTAVLILIFRDAILGFVAGIQLSVNNMVRPGDWIEMSSNNANGDVLDVSLTTVKVQNFDKTITSIPAYDLISKSFINWRGMSESGGRRIKRSLRIDMRSIRFVDDELLAELQRIQILKPYLENRLKEIHESNEENQIDEDMPVNGRRLTNVGCFRAYCEAYLRKDDRIRKDMTFLFRQLEPDGKGLPIQVYVFTATTNWVRYESIQADIFDHFIAALPRFGLSVYQDPSGGDLERGFVKIAARNDSTSPSGDFNLS, via the coding sequence ATGTTCGCCTCTATCGCCGCCGCTACTGCAGCTTCCTCTCCGTCTACGGATTTATTTTTATGGGTCGGAGTCGAAGGAAACGTTTGGGAAGTTTTGCTCGTTACGGCGAAGGTTCTTGCTCTGGTTGCAGGATGTGTCGTCGTCAATTGGATTGGGAAGAACGTTTTGGTTCGAGTGGTTCGCGCCATTATCAAGGGGACAAAAACCAAGCGTGATGATGTCTTCCTGGAATCCGGGGCGATCACTCGTTTCTCGCACATCCTCCCGGCGCTCGTTGTCCATTTTTCCACACCTTTCCTCTTCGAGCACGAGAAGGTGAAGAGTGCGGTCAGTTCGGCGGTCTCCATCTATCTCATCTTTATCTCACTCTTCGTGCTGGATGGGGTGTTGAATGCCCTCCACCGTCTCGCCGCCCAATCACCGCGGGCCAAGAATCTTCCCCTCAAGGGCTTTATCCAAGCGACAAAATTGATCGCGAACCTGATTGGGTTGATCTTCATCGTTTCGGTCCTTTTCAATAAAACACCGTTCTTAATTTTCTCAGGGCTCGGTGCTTTGACCGCCGTCCTTATTTTGATTTTTCGCGATGCGATCCTCGGGTTTGTTGCCGGGATTCAGCTTTCGGTGAATAATATGGTCCGGCCCGGTGACTGGATCGAGATGTCCTCGAACAATGCGAATGGGGACGTTCTCGATGTTTCCCTGACCACGGTTAAAGTTCAAAACTTCGACAAGACGATCACCAGCATTCCGGCCTACGATCTGATCTCGAAGTCGTTCATTAACTGGCGGGGAATGTCTGAATCCGGTGGTCGCCGGATCAAGCGTTCATTGCGCATCGACATGCGGAGCATTCGCTTCGTGGATGATGAACTTCTCGCCGAGTTGCAGCGGATCCAAATCCTCAAGCCGTATTTGGAAAATCGCCTCAAAGAAATTCACGAGTCGAATGAAGAGAATCAGATCGACGAGGACATGCCAGTCAATGGACGGCGATTGACGAATGTCGGTTGCTTCCGCGCTTACTGTGAGGCTTATCTCCGCAAGGATGACCGGATCCGCAAGGATATGACTTTTCTTTTCCGCCAGCTGGAGCCGGACGGGAAAGGGCTTCCGATTCAGGTCTACGTGTTCACCGCCACGACGAATTGGGTCCGTTACGAATCCATCCAAGCCGATATTTTTGACCATTTCATTGCCGCCCTTCCTCGCTTCGGTTTGTCGGTCTACCAAGATCCGAGTGGCGGAGATCTCGAGCGGGGATTTGTGAAGATCGCGGCTCGGAACGACTCGACCTCTCCCTCGGGGGATTTCAACCTCTCCTAA
- a CDS encoding DUF1800 family protein has protein sequence MPPTFEQIPTLAVWEPVHPDDWGPGEARHFLERAGFASTTDLVEEATDLAAEGCCERFFPETPLVIPEWIEKKIAEYDSLSEKARETKDREARRMVYRERNQLYREFIKDFEYEWLLRASHPDAAFRAKWELFLSDVWVVENRTVRDPSWISSYWITMAEKSDLPYPQFCKDFSREPAMVRYLDLHRSSKKKPNENFARELLELFTLGEGNYSEADIKQAARSFTGRRLPKGEYREVEKQRDNGTKTFFQKTGNWDGDDIIDIVFQQPAARTYLPSEAIRFYLTQDPISEERLRFLGDLWAEENFQLDALRRRLFSSRGFYAQDFRGTRIKSPIQFYLGNLQRLGLQPAPLPQRTTRPLRDMGQELFDPPNVRGWIGGAAWINAGKLAARRQTADALFDPLPMKRLNADDKQRVEREEARPGSRPFYLKPQQLTQLTGKSTEDVIRYIQDQLLATKPDPEYLGKIRDFLGENPKPERIRTVVLTVIQSPQYQLS, from the coding sequence TTAGCAGCCGAAGGCTGCTGCGAAAGATTCTTCCCCGAAACCCCGCTTGTCATCCCAGAATGGATCGAGAAAAAGATTGCCGAGTACGATTCCCTCTCGGAAAAGGCCCGCGAGACCAAAGACCGGGAAGCTCGGAGAATGGTATATCGGGAGCGCAACCAACTGTACCGGGAGTTCATCAAGGATTTCGAATACGAGTGGCTCCTGCGTGCCTCCCACCCCGATGCTGCCTTCCGGGCGAAATGGGAGCTCTTCCTCTCCGATGTCTGGGTCGTGGAAAACCGAACCGTTCGCGATCCCAGCTGGATCAGCTCCTACTGGATCACAATGGCAGAAAAGTCGGATCTCCCCTACCCCCAGTTTTGCAAAGACTTCAGCCGTGAGCCCGCGATGGTTCGCTACCTCGACCTGCACCGCAGCTCGAAAAAGAAGCCGAACGAGAATTTTGCCCGAGAGCTCCTTGAGCTCTTCACTCTCGGCGAAGGAAACTACTCCGAAGCCGACATCAAGCAAGCGGCCCGCTCCTTCACTGGGCGCCGATTGCCCAAAGGCGAATACCGGGAGGTCGAGAAGCAACGCGATAACGGGACCAAAACCTTTTTCCAAAAAACCGGGAATTGGGACGGCGACGACATCATCGATATTGTCTTCCAGCAACCGGCCGCCCGCACCTACCTCCCCTCCGAAGCCATCCGGTTCTACCTGACTCAGGATCCGATATCCGAAGAACGGTTGCGGTTTCTCGGCGATCTCTGGGCGGAGGAGAACTTCCAACTCGACGCCCTCCGCCGCCGCCTCTTCTCCTCGCGAGGATTCTACGCTCAGGATTTCCGCGGCACCCGGATCAAGAGCCCCATCCAGTTTTACTTGGGCAACCTGCAGCGCCTTGGGCTCCAACCGGCTCCCCTTCCCCAGCGCACCACTCGCCCCCTCCGTGACATGGGGCAGGAACTTTTCGACCCACCTAACGTTCGTGGCTGGATCGGGGGCGCAGCCTGGATCAATGCGGGAAAGTTGGCCGCCCGCCGACAAACCGCAGACGCCCTTTTCGATCCGCTCCCCATGAAGCGCCTCAACGCTGATGATAAACAGAGGGTTGAGCGTGAGGAAGCGAGGCCCGGATCCCGACCCTTCTACCTCAAGCCTCAGCAACTGACCCAGCTCACAGGCAAGTCGACGGAAGACGTCATTCGCTACATTCAGGATCAGCTCCTTGCGACGAAACCCGATCCCGAATACCTCGGCAAGATTCGCGACTTTCTCGGAGAGAATCCGAAGCCCGAACGCATCCGGACGGTCGTCCTCACGGTGATCCAATCACCCCAATATCAACTCAGCTGA
- a CDS encoding exosortase-associated EpsI family protein — MKKIFPFLGFAVLAVLIVFNFYNPFTAEVEEGRGAHVGEYVPSELTGWSVKDKKLGETESVEARAASILDLDDFVYRNFSRKGGEEFFEVYVAYWSPGSASIVDVNAHTPDRCWTKNGWDIVNKEHRVENMCGDDLLLPAEKRTFEIQGNEQYVYFWHLVGGEAYEYGKRTNQFPTPYAYVRDFLKSKVLGTGEQYFIRINTNIPLDTLWRNNQFQEVLADLSGLGLTMEKDDVNVSS; from the coding sequence ATGAAGAAAATATTCCCATTTCTCGGATTTGCGGTCCTCGCAGTCCTCATCGTCTTCAATTTTTATAATCCCTTCACGGCCGAGGTGGAGGAGGGCCGAGGCGCGCACGTGGGGGAGTATGTTCCCTCTGAGCTCACAGGTTGGAGCGTGAAGGATAAAAAGCTGGGCGAGACGGAATCCGTGGAGGCCCGCGCCGCTTCGATTCTCGACTTGGACGATTTTGTTTACCGGAATTTCTCGCGAAAGGGCGGCGAAGAGTTTTTTGAGGTCTATGTGGCCTACTGGTCCCCGGGATCCGCCTCGATCGTTGATGTAAACGCCCATACCCCGGATCGCTGCTGGACGAAGAATGGCTGGGACATTGTCAATAAAGAGCACCGGGTCGAGAATATGTGCGGCGATGACCTCCTACTGCCCGCGGAAAAGCGCACATTTGAGATTCAGGGCAATGAGCAGTACGTTTATTTCTGGCATCTGGTCGGAGGAGAAGCTTACGAGTACGGGAAGCGAACCAATCAGTTTCCCACTCCCTATGCCTATGTCCGCGACTTCCTGAAGTCGAAGGTCCTGGGAACTGGGGAACAATACTTCATCCGGATCAACACCAACATTCCTTTGGACACATTGTGGAGAAACAACCAATTCCAAGAAGTCCTCGCCGATCTTTCCGGCCTGGGACTGACCATGGAAAAGGACGATGTGAACGTCTCCTCCTAG